The Lates calcarifer isolate ASB-BC8 unplaced genomic scaffold, TLL_Latcal_v3 _unitig_2387_quiver_997, whole genome shotgun sequence genome contains a region encoding:
- the LOC108892727 gene encoding CD276 antigen yields MIWTNMELLPLVCLCLLTWSGTTFADGNETEIIRVSAGSDVTLPCSLKEDVEQKRFEWMKDGLKEVFLFDRAPQPRQDPEFARRVSYFQEELRNGNASITIRDTKMADSGNYTCDFPGRQTSHIQLVVGAAVNPSVTTLRVTQDWAALQCVVRGASPQTEVEWQDGSGHNLTAQLQVFDRDGRYDIILQTTVTKTDIYRCVATQKEISHQTHAWTYVFICGRHSGLVAGVAVGAVLGTLVVVGVVLAVLRARGYRCIKGSRSNTF; encoded by the exons ATGATCTGGACAAACATGGAGCTTCTTCCTCtcgtgtgtctctgtctcctgactTGGTCTGGAACAACGTTTGCTGATGGAAACG AGACAGAGATCATCAGAGTGTCAGCAGGAAGTGATGTAACTTTACCCTGTTCCCTCAAAGAGGACGTTGAGCAAAAACGCTTTGAGTGGATGAAAGATGGTCTGAAGGAGGTGTTCCTGTTTGATCGTGCTCCTCAACCACGTCAGGATCCAGAGTTCGCACGTCGTGTCTCATATTTTCAAGAAGAGCTGAGGAATGGAAACGCCTCCATAACCATCAGAGATACAAAGATGGCCGACAGTGGAAActacacctgtgattttccAGGTCGTCAAACATCCCACATTCAGCTTGTTGTTG GTGCAGCTGTGAACCCGTCTGTCACCACACTCAGAGTCACACAGGACTGGGCGGCGCTGCAGTGTGTTGTTCGAGGAGCTTCTCCCCAAACTGAAGTCGAGTGGCAGGACGGTTCTGGACACAACCTCACAGCTCAGCTACAGGTGTTTGACAGAGACGGACGCTACGACATCATCCTCCAAACGACTGTGACCAAGACCGACATCTATCGCTGTGTCGCCACACAGAAGGAAATCAGCCATCAGACTCATGCTTGGACCTATGTGTTCATCTGTG GGAGGCACAGTGGGTTGGTTGCTGGTGTTGCTGTTGGTGCAGTTCTTGGGACTCTcgttgttgttggtgttgttcTGGCTGTGCTTAGAGCCAGAGGTTACAGATGTATTAAAG gttCACGATCAAACACCTTTTAA